One Thermomonas paludicola genomic window, GCCGGTGAGCAGCAGCAGGGTGAAGAACACCGCGCCCATGATTCCGCTGACGATCAGGCCGATGTCGGCGAACTGCTTGGCAAAGGCCTGGTTGAATGCGGCCTCGCTCTGGGTTTTCGTTTCGTGATCGGAATTGGCGCTGAGCTTGTCGATCGCCAACGCCACGCGGTCGGCACCGTCACCGCTGCCGGGTTGCACCACCAGCCAGCCAATGCGTCCCTTGACGTAGTCGTTGGCTTCGTCGAAGTACTTCCAGTGGAAGAACATCGCGTTCTCCTGGCCTTTCTGTTTTTGTTCCTTGATCGTGTAGATGCCGCGCAGGGTGAACGACCAGTCGTTGCTGCCCTTGGTCGGGAAGATGGTGGCCTGCAGCGGGATGGTGTCGCCCACTTTCCAGCCGAAGCGCTTGGCCAGGGCCTCGCCGACCACGGCGCCGGTCCGGTCGGCGAGCCATGCCTTCTTCTGCGCTTGCGGCAACGCGAATTCCGGATACAGGTCCAGGTAATCGGGGCTCACCGCGAAGTTCGGGAAGAAATTCTTGGGATCCCGGTAGATGCCGCCGAACCAGGCCGCGTACGTCGCCTGCTTGACGCCGGGCGTGGCGCGGATCTGCTCGACGACGCTGTACGGCAGCATCTGCGTGATCGACAGTCGCGACGACGTGATCATGCGGTTGGCGCCGGCCACCTGGCCGCCGGAATTGAAGGCCACGCGCACGGAATCCAGCATCCCGAACAGCAGGAACGCGGCAATCACCGACAGCAGGGTGAGGAAGGTGCGGGTCTTGCTGCGGAACAGCGCGGCCCAGATCAGATGCAGGTATTTCATGTCTGCCTCCGCTTATGCCGCGTGGTGGGTCTGTTCGACGAGGTTGCCCTTGTCCAGGTGCAGGGTGTGCGTTGCGTATTCGGCGGCCTTGGGGTCGTGGGTGACCATCACGATGGTCTTGCCGTGTTCGCGATTGAGCGTCTGCAGCAAGCCCAGGATTTCCTCGGCCGACGCGCGGTCAAGATCGCCGGTAGGTTCGTCGCAAATCAACAACGTGGGGTCGGACACGATCGCGCGGGCAATCGCCACGCGCTGCTGCTGGCCGCCGGAGAGCTCGTTCGGGCGATGCTTGCCGCGATCGGCCAGGCCAACCAGCTGCAGTGCAATCGCGGCATTCTGCCGGCGCTGCGCGGCCGACAGCCGGGTCAGCAGCAACGGCAGCTCGACGTTCTTCTGCGCGGTCAGGGTGGGCATCAGGTTGTAGAACTGGAACACGAAGCCGACGTTGTTGCTGCGCCATTGCGACAGTTGCCCGGAGCCGAGTTGCTCGATGTGTGCGCCCGCGATTTCAATACTGCCGGAGCTGGGGGAATCCAGGCCGCCGATCAGGTTGAGCAGGGTGGTCTTGCCGGAGCCGGAGGGGCCCATCAACGCGACGAAATCGCCTGCATCGATGTCCAGGTCGATGCCGCGCAGCACGTCCACGTTCTCGGGGCCGCGCTGATAGGTCTTGTGCAGGTTGCGGATGCTGACGAGGGTGGACATGGCGTGCGTGCTCCGTAGGGGTCGTCGTGATTCTTTTCGCGTGCCCCTGCGCTGGCGGGGGCGCGCAAGCGGGGTGGGATGCGGCTATTCGTTGTTCGCACCAGCGTCGGCCTGCTCACTGGCCAGGCGCACGCGCGCCCCATCCACCAAGCTGTCCGAGGGGTCGATCACCACCTTGTCGCCGCCGCTCAGGCCTTGCAGCACCTCGCGGTCATCGCCCAGGGTACGGCCAAGCGTCAGCGTGCGCGCCTTCACCTGCTCGCCTTCGACCACGAAGGCGACATCCTTGCCCGCGCGCTGGGTGATCGAGGCGGCAGGCGCCAGCACGCCGGGCTTGGCATTGGCCTGCGCCGGCCTGGCCTCTTCCAGGAAGCCCACGCGCGCGCCCATGTCCGGCACGATGCGCGCATCTTTCGTCTCCAGCCCAACGCGCACCTTGACCGTGGCCTTGCCGCGATCGGCGGCGGGGATGATGGCGATGACCTTGCCGGGGATCTTCCAGTCCTGGTAGGCATTGAGCACGGTTTCGGTGGCCATGCCCGGCTTCACGCGGCCAATGAAGGCTTCGCCGACTTCGACTTCCACCTCCAGCGAATCCATGTCGACGATCGTGCCGATGCCGGTGCGGGTATAGCCGCCGCCGGCCGACAGTGGCGACACGATCTCGCCCGGCTGCGCGGCCTTGGCGATCACCACGCCGGCAAACGGCGCGCGCACGATGGTGTTGTCCACGCCGTTGTCGGCGATGCGCAGCGCGTCGCCCGCCACCTGCGCGTTGCGCTGCGCGGTGCTGATCTGCGCGCGCAAGGCATCGCGCGAGGCAATGGCCTGGTCGTACTGTGCGCGCGACACCAGCTTCTGTGCGACCAGCGTGGAAAGGCGCGTGGCGTTGGCCTCGGCTTCCTTCAGCTGCGCCTGCACGCCGGCGATCTGGCTTTGCGCCGCGGCCAGCTGTGCGGCAGTCAGCGTGCGCTGGGCATTGGCATCCACCGGATCCAGGCGCGCCAGCACCTGGCCTTCCTCGACCCGCTGGCCTTCCTCGATCAACACCTCCAGCACCTTGCCGGTGATCTTGGAGGACACCGTGGCCATCCGCCGCGCAACGATATAGCCAGTCGCGTCCAGCACCGAGGCACTGCCGCCGCCGTTGCCGATTGCAACCACGTCTGCGGTCTGCACGACGATGCCCTTGTCGCGGCCAAGCAGCGCCCAACCGGCGAGGCCAAGCGCCGACAGTGCGGCAATCACGGCAAGCGCGATCCACAGGCCACGCTTCGACGCGGGCGGTGGCGCGCTGCGGTCGATCTTCAGGGATTTCAACAGGTCGGTATTGGAAGCGCTCATCGAAATCTGGTTCCAGCAACGGAAACGCCAAGTGTGACGGCTGCAGCGTTTGCCGCCAATCGGGGCGGCGGGCGGCAGCGGAATGCAGACAGGCTAGGGCAAGCCAGCGGAGCGGTCACCTGATGGTTGTCATGCGATTGCGATGATGGGCGCGACTGCCGCCGCAGCCGAGGCGCGCCTATCGTCACCGCACACCTTCCTGGAGCGGCGCGATGCGCGACGATGGCAACACCACCACGACCGATGATGGGCGCGGCGAGCTGGCGCGACTGCGCGGCGCCAGCAAGTCCTACGGCACGCTGCGCGCGCTGGACGGCATCGACCTGCGCCTGCGCGAAGGCGAACTGCTCGCCCTGCTC contains:
- a CDS encoding ABC transporter permease, yielding MKYLHLIWAALFRSKTRTFLTLLSVIAAFLLFGMLDSVRVAFNSGGQVAGANRMITSSRLSITQMLPYSVVEQIRATPGVKQATYAAWFGGIYRDPKNFFPNFAVSPDYLDLYPEFALPQAQKKAWLADRTGAVVGEALAKRFGWKVGDTIPLQATIFPTKGSNDWSFTLRGIYTIKEQKQKGQENAMFFHWKYFDEANDYVKGRIGWLVVQPGSGDGADRVALAIDKLSANSDHETKTQSEAAFNQAFAKQFADIGLIVSGIMGAVFFTLLLLTGNTMAQAVRERIPELAVLKTIGFSNRSVLWLVLAESVLLVVLGGLIGLCIAAALVPMITTASGGMIQLPPMAMQTWLTGLLLMLVIGVIVGLLPAIRGMRLNIVDALAGR
- a CDS encoding ABC transporter ATP-binding protein encodes the protein MSTLVSIRNLHKTYQRGPENVDVLRGIDLDIDAGDFVALMGPSGSGKTTLLNLIGGLDSPSSGSIEIAGAHIEQLGSGQLSQWRSNNVGFVFQFYNLMPTLTAQKNVELPLLLTRLSAAQRRQNAAIALQLVGLADRGKHRPNELSGGQQQRVAIARAIVSDPTLLICDEPTGDLDRASAEEILGLLQTLNREHGKTIVMVTHDPKAAEYATHTLHLDKGNLVEQTHHAA
- a CDS encoding efflux RND transporter periplasmic adaptor subunit codes for the protein MSASNTDLLKSLKIDRSAPPPASKRGLWIALAVIAALSALGLAGWALLGRDKGIVVQTADVVAIGNGGGSASVLDATGYIVARRMATVSSKITGKVLEVLIEEGQRVEEGQVLARLDPVDANAQRTLTAAQLAAAQSQIAGVQAQLKEAEANATRLSTLVAQKLVSRAQYDQAIASRDALRAQISTAQRNAQVAGDALRIADNGVDNTIVRAPFAGVVIAKAAQPGEIVSPLSAGGGYTRTGIGTIVDMDSLEVEVEVGEAFIGRVKPGMATETVLNAYQDWKIPGKVIAIIPAADRGKATVKVRVGLETKDARIVPDMGARVGFLEEARPAQANAKPGVLAPAASITQRAGKDVAFVVEGEQVKARTLTLGRTLGDDREVLQGLSGGDKVVIDPSDSLVDGARVRLASEQADAGANNE